The DNA segment CGCTGTTCGGGTTCCTGCGCGTGAGCCTTCTGCAGGCGTTCGGCTTCGTCATCGCCATCACAGCATCGCTGTTTTTCTTCCTGCGCCTGGTGCACAGCATCGACTCCGTCCCGATGCGGGCGTCGATCGTCGTATTCATCATCGGCGTAGCAATCTTTGCGTCGGTTTCCGTCGGTAAGGCGTACCTGTTCCAGTACCCCATGTGCGTCCAGTCCTTTGGCCCGGGCGCGGGTCCCGGCTTGCCGCTGCAGAACGTGCTGACGTTCTTCCGTCAAATGGACCAGTTCGAGTGGATTGATGACATTGCCCATAATCCGAATCGCGTGCCGCCGCCGATCGCTATCGCAAGCGCCGATGATCCGCTGTCGAGCGCATCGGGGCGGCGAGAACCGGAACTCATCCGCCTGACGCTGGAGACAAAGGAAGTTCTCGCCGAAATTGCGCCAGGAATCGTATTCAATTACTGGACGTTCAACGGCACGGTGCCCGGCCCCATGCTACGCGTGCGCGTGGGCGATACCGTCGAGCTCACCTTGCACAATAACGCAACGAGTTTGCATCAACACAATATCGACCTGCATGCCGCCACGGCGCCGGGCGGCGGTGGCGAGGCAACCGTGGTCGCACCGGGGGAAAGCAAGACGATTCGTTTCCGCACCTTGAATCCGGGCCTATATGTGTACCACTGCGCCGTATCGAACATGTCCGTGCACATGGC comes from the Natronocella acetinitrilica genome and includes:
- a CDS encoding multicopper oxidase domain-containing protein, which gives rise to MNLHKLSNVLVVIVAALLLLAVLVILLVGGFSLFGFLRVSLLQAFGFVIAITASLFFFLRLVHSIDSVPMRASIVVFIIGVAIFASVSVGKAYLFQYPMCVQSFGPGAGPGLPLQNVLTFFRQMDQFEWIDDIAHNPNRVPPPIAIASADDPLSSASGRREPELIRLTLETKEVLAEIAPGIVFNYWTFNGTVPGPMLRVRVGDTVELTLHNNATSLHQHNIDLHAATAPGGGGEATVVAPGESKTIRFRTLNPGLYVYHCAVSNMSVHMAHGMYGLILVEPEQGLPPVDKEFYVMQGELYTTGALGRSGLQAFDAKKMLHTQPEYVVFNGRTGAIVDNMHACHLPRKLVH